The Pyrus communis chromosome 2, drPyrComm1.1, whole genome shotgun sequence genome includes a window with the following:
- the LOC137726162 gene encoding extra-large guanine nucleotide-binding protein 1-like isoform X2, which yields MAAVMRKLSSAMAASSGGDRDGGDFSMELEFSFAVEYKGPPVGYDIPNAFPVDIRHIPTAAPVSSASLLNNLSLPVIHPIAKSTKKPKEETKLETEVKFGKEIVSSNSVTPAELEISNGEKGVSTLSDKGEISGKLGSSGSLSGSLEGVLELPDDGQEAQGFQNYMSPGNWGSSESGSSSRSLSSEVFSGREEAYTDAIPHHVKRPSAVTFRDPDSNDIVQEEEFDLSEGEEDVRVRPTIERSGKKGSCYRCGKGNRLMEKEVCIVCGAKFCYNCVLRAMGSMPEGRKCVTCISFEIDESRRRKLGKCSRMLKRLLTKSEVELIMKAEISCQANQLPGNLIFVNGEPLSQEELVRLQSCRNPPKKIKPGYYWYDNVSGFWGKEGHRPCQIINPRLSVGGHIQRNASNGDTNILINNREITKLEAFMLKLAGVPCEGNLHYWVSADGEYQEEGMNQVKGKIWDKATIKMVCNILSLPFPSGSPNLSSDEVNTWNTFEEKKLNKIVLVGHHKSGTSTIFKQAKFLYNVPFSEDERQSIKFVIQSRLYSYLGILLEGREWFEEESLIEKRKGKGRLLDEPGPSGNTSQLDDKTKYSIGPRLKAFSDWLLNSMVSGNLEVIFPAATREYAPFVEDLWKDPAIQATYDRRNEIEMLPRPAAYFLNRAVEISRTDYEPTDTDILYAEGITSSNSLTSMEFSIPPSAGNSNLDPPYQHDPSLRYQLIRVHQSTLGGNCKLVEMFEDVDMVAFCVSLTEYDEFSTDANGVSINKMMASKQLFENIVTHPAFDQKGFLLILNKYDLLEEKIDEAPLTRCEWFHDFNPVTSQNPSGSNNNSNNPTLAHRAFQYIAVKFKRLFHSLTDRKLFVSLVTALESDTVNEALRYASEILKWEEEVPRLIHEISSASIEASSSA from the exons ATGGCTGCTGTGATGAGAAAACTGAGTTCTGCTATGGCGGCTTCTAGTGGCGGCGACAGGGATGGTGGGGATTTTAGCATGGAGTTGGAGTTTTCGTTTGCCGTGGAGTACAAGGGTCCTCCGGTGGGTTATGATATCCCAAATGCATTTCCTGTTGACATTCGCCACATCCCAACTGCTGCTCCGGTTTCTTCAGCCTCTCTCTTGAACAATTTGTCCCTCCCTGTTATTCATCCGATTGCGAAATCCACCAAGAAACCAAAAGAAGAGACGAAACTTGAAACTGAAGTAAagtttggaaaggaaattgtTTCTTCCAATTCAGTAACCCCTGCTGAATTGGAAATTAGCAATGGCGAAAAGGGTGTCTCGACTTTATCAGATAAGGGTGAAATCTCTGGGAAATTGGGGTCTTCTGGCAGTCTGTCTGGAAGTTTGGAGGGTGTGCTTGAATTGCCTGATGATGGTCAAGAAGCTCAAGGCTTTCAGAATTATATGAGCCCCGGTAACTGGGGTTCATCAGAGTCTGGTTCGAGTTCGCGGAGTCTTTCCTCTGAGGTTTTCTCTGGTAGAGAGGAAGCTTATACGGATGCAATTCCTCACCATGTCAAAAGGCCATCAGCTGTGACATTCCGTGATCCTGACTCGAATGACATTGTTCAGGAAGAAGAGTTTGATCTTTCTGAAGGGGAAGAAGATGTGCGAGTGAGGCCAACGATTGAGAGAAGTGGGAAGAAAGGGTCGTGCTATCGATGTGGGAAAGGAAACAGACTCATGGAGAAGGAGGTTTGCATTGTTTGTGGTGCTAAGTTTTGCTATAATTGTGTGCTAAGAGCAATGGGGTCAATGCCGGAGGGAAGGAAATGTGTTACTTGCATTAGTTTTGAAATTGACGAGTCAAGGCGAAGGAAACTGGGCAAGTGTTCTAGGATGCTGAAGCGGCTTCTCACTAAATCGGAAGTTGAACTGATAATGAAGGCCGAGATATCTTGCCAAGCAAATCAACTGCCAGGCAATCTTATTTTTGTGAATGGCGAACCTTTATCGCAGGAAGAGCTGGTTCGATTGCAAAGTTGCCGAAACCCACCAAAAAAGATAAAACCAGGATACTATTGGTACGATAATGTATCTGGTTTTTGGGGAAAG GAAGGGCATAGGCCTTGCCAAATCATTAACCCCCGGTTGAGTGTAGGAGGCCACATACAACGAAATGCTAGTAACGGGGATACAAATATATTGATTAACAATCGGGAGATCACTAAGTTAGAGGCGTTCATGCTGAAG TTGGCTGGAGTGCCATGTGAAGGAAATCTTCACTACTGGGTGAGTGCAGATGGGGAGTATCAGGAAGAGGGAATGAATCAAGTAAAGGGAAAGATATGGGACAAG GCTACAATAAAGATGGTTTGTAACATCTTGTCTTTGCCATTTCCTTCTGGTTCACCAAATCTTTCCTCTGACGAAGTGAACACCTGGAACACCTTTGAAGAGAAAAAGCTTAACAAAATTGTTCTAGTTGGACATCACAAATCTGGTACAAGCACTATATTTAAACAG GCCAAGTTCTTGTACAATGTTCCTTTCTCTGAAGATGAGCGCCAAAGTATTAAGTTCGTGATCCAGAGCAGATTGTACAGTTATCTTGGTATATTGCTTGAAGGGCGTGAGTGGTTTGAAGAAGAAAGTTTGATTgagaagagaaaaggaaaaggacgGCTTTTGGATGAACCTGGCCCTTCAG GGAATACAAGCCAGCTTGAcgataaaacaaaatattccaTTGGTCCAAGACTGAAAGCTTTTTCTGATTGGCTCCTCAACTCTATGGTATCTGGTAATCTGGAAGTCATATTTCCAGCAGCTACCCGTGAATATGCACCATTTGTTGAGGATTTGTGGAAGGATCCTGCTATTCAAGCCACATACGACCGGAGGAATGAAATAGAAATGCTGCCCAGACCAGCTGCATATTTTCTTAATCGG GCTGTTGAGATTTCAAGGACAGATTATGAGCCCACAGACACGGACATCTTGTATGCCGAGGGAATCACCTCATCCAACAGCCTTACGAGCATGGAATTCTCAATTCCCCCATCAGCTGGAAATAGCAATCTGGACCCTCCTTATCAGCATGACCCTTCGTTAAG GTACCAACTAATTAGAGTGCATCAGAGCACCCTCGGAGGAAACTGCAAGTTGGTTGAGATGTTTGAAGATGTTGATATGGTCGCATTTTGTGTTTCATTGACAGAATACGATGAGTTTTCTACAGATGCTAACGGGGTTTCCATAAACAAGATGATGGCAAGCAAGCAGctatttgaaaatattgttaCCCATCCAGCCTTTGACCAAAAAGGCTTCCTTCTGATACTCAACAAGTATGATCTGCTTGAAGAAAAGATTGACGAAGCCCCTCTCACTCGATGTGAATGGTTTCATGACTTCAATCCGGTAACCAGCCAAAATCCCAGTGGTAGCAATAACAACAGTAATAACCCCACGTTGGCTCACCGAGCCTTTCAATATATTGCAGTGAAGTTCAAAAGACTCTTTCATTCTCTAACAGATAGGAAGCTGTTTGTTTCACTGGTTACAGCGCTAGAGTCTGATACTGTAAATGAAGCTCTTAGATATGCTAGTGAGATTCTAAAATGGGAGGAAGAGGTACCCAGATTAATTCACGAGATCTCTTCCGCTAGCATTGAGGCAAGTTCTTCCGCTTAA
- the LOC137726162 gene encoding extra-large guanine nucleotide-binding protein 1-like isoform X1, producing the protein MAAVMRKLSSAMAASSGGDRDGGDFSMELEFSFAVEYKGPPVGYDIPNAFPVDIRHIPTAAPVSSASLLNNLSLPVIHPIAKSTKKPKEETKLETEVKFGKEIVSSNSVTPAELEISNGEKGVSTLSDKGEISGKLGSSGSLSGSLEGVLELPDDGQEAQGFQNYMSPGNWGSSESGSSSRSLSSEVFSGREEAYTDAIPHHVKRPSAVTFRDPDSNDIVQEEEFDLSEGEEDVRVRPTIERSGKKGSCYRCGKGNRLMEKEVCIVCGAKFCYNCVLRAMGSMPEGRKCVTCISFEIDESRRRKLGKCSRMLKRLLTKSEVELIMKAEISCQANQLPGNLIFVNGEPLSQEELVRLQSCRNPPKKIKPGYYWYDNVSGFWGKEGHRPCQIINPRLSVGGHIQRNASNGDTNILINNREITKLEAFMLKLAGVPCEGNLHYWVSADGEYQEEGMNQVKGKIWDKATIKMVCNILSLPFPSGSPNLSSDEVNTWNTFEEKKLNKIVLVGHHKSGTSTIFKQAKFLYNVPFSEDERQSIKFVIQSRLYSYLGILLEGREWFEEESLIEKRKGKGRLLDEPGPSVYIGNTSQLDDKTKYSIGPRLKAFSDWLLNSMVSGNLEVIFPAATREYAPFVEDLWKDPAIQATYDRRNEIEMLPRPAAYFLNRAVEISRTDYEPTDTDILYAEGITSSNSLTSMEFSIPPSAGNSNLDPPYQHDPSLRYQLIRVHQSTLGGNCKLVEMFEDVDMVAFCVSLTEYDEFSTDANGVSINKMMASKQLFENIVTHPAFDQKGFLLILNKYDLLEEKIDEAPLTRCEWFHDFNPVTSQNPSGSNNNSNNPTLAHRAFQYIAVKFKRLFHSLTDRKLFVSLVTALESDTVNEALRYASEILKWEEEVPRLIHEISSASIEASSSA; encoded by the exons ATGGCTGCTGTGATGAGAAAACTGAGTTCTGCTATGGCGGCTTCTAGTGGCGGCGACAGGGATGGTGGGGATTTTAGCATGGAGTTGGAGTTTTCGTTTGCCGTGGAGTACAAGGGTCCTCCGGTGGGTTATGATATCCCAAATGCATTTCCTGTTGACATTCGCCACATCCCAACTGCTGCTCCGGTTTCTTCAGCCTCTCTCTTGAACAATTTGTCCCTCCCTGTTATTCATCCGATTGCGAAATCCACCAAGAAACCAAAAGAAGAGACGAAACTTGAAACTGAAGTAAagtttggaaaggaaattgtTTCTTCCAATTCAGTAACCCCTGCTGAATTGGAAATTAGCAATGGCGAAAAGGGTGTCTCGACTTTATCAGATAAGGGTGAAATCTCTGGGAAATTGGGGTCTTCTGGCAGTCTGTCTGGAAGTTTGGAGGGTGTGCTTGAATTGCCTGATGATGGTCAAGAAGCTCAAGGCTTTCAGAATTATATGAGCCCCGGTAACTGGGGTTCATCAGAGTCTGGTTCGAGTTCGCGGAGTCTTTCCTCTGAGGTTTTCTCTGGTAGAGAGGAAGCTTATACGGATGCAATTCCTCACCATGTCAAAAGGCCATCAGCTGTGACATTCCGTGATCCTGACTCGAATGACATTGTTCAGGAAGAAGAGTTTGATCTTTCTGAAGGGGAAGAAGATGTGCGAGTGAGGCCAACGATTGAGAGAAGTGGGAAGAAAGGGTCGTGCTATCGATGTGGGAAAGGAAACAGACTCATGGAGAAGGAGGTTTGCATTGTTTGTGGTGCTAAGTTTTGCTATAATTGTGTGCTAAGAGCAATGGGGTCAATGCCGGAGGGAAGGAAATGTGTTACTTGCATTAGTTTTGAAATTGACGAGTCAAGGCGAAGGAAACTGGGCAAGTGTTCTAGGATGCTGAAGCGGCTTCTCACTAAATCGGAAGTTGAACTGATAATGAAGGCCGAGATATCTTGCCAAGCAAATCAACTGCCAGGCAATCTTATTTTTGTGAATGGCGAACCTTTATCGCAGGAAGAGCTGGTTCGATTGCAAAGTTGCCGAAACCCACCAAAAAAGATAAAACCAGGATACTATTGGTACGATAATGTATCTGGTTTTTGGGGAAAG GAAGGGCATAGGCCTTGCCAAATCATTAACCCCCGGTTGAGTGTAGGAGGCCACATACAACGAAATGCTAGTAACGGGGATACAAATATATTGATTAACAATCGGGAGATCACTAAGTTAGAGGCGTTCATGCTGAAG TTGGCTGGAGTGCCATGTGAAGGAAATCTTCACTACTGGGTGAGTGCAGATGGGGAGTATCAGGAAGAGGGAATGAATCAAGTAAAGGGAAAGATATGGGACAAG GCTACAATAAAGATGGTTTGTAACATCTTGTCTTTGCCATTTCCTTCTGGTTCACCAAATCTTTCCTCTGACGAAGTGAACACCTGGAACACCTTTGAAGAGAAAAAGCTTAACAAAATTGTTCTAGTTGGACATCACAAATCTGGTACAAGCACTATATTTAAACAG GCCAAGTTCTTGTACAATGTTCCTTTCTCTGAAGATGAGCGCCAAAGTATTAAGTTCGTGATCCAGAGCAGATTGTACAGTTATCTTGGTATATTGCTTGAAGGGCGTGAGTGGTTTGAAGAAGAAAGTTTGATTgagaagagaaaaggaaaaggacgGCTTTTGGATGAACCTGGCCCTTCAG TTTACATAGGGAATACAAGCCAGCTTGAcgataaaacaaaatattccaTTGGTCCAAGACTGAAAGCTTTTTCTGATTGGCTCCTCAACTCTATGGTATCTGGTAATCTGGAAGTCATATTTCCAGCAGCTACCCGTGAATATGCACCATTTGTTGAGGATTTGTGGAAGGATCCTGCTATTCAAGCCACATACGACCGGAGGAATGAAATAGAAATGCTGCCCAGACCAGCTGCATATTTTCTTAATCGG GCTGTTGAGATTTCAAGGACAGATTATGAGCCCACAGACACGGACATCTTGTATGCCGAGGGAATCACCTCATCCAACAGCCTTACGAGCATGGAATTCTCAATTCCCCCATCAGCTGGAAATAGCAATCTGGACCCTCCTTATCAGCATGACCCTTCGTTAAG GTACCAACTAATTAGAGTGCATCAGAGCACCCTCGGAGGAAACTGCAAGTTGGTTGAGATGTTTGAAGATGTTGATATGGTCGCATTTTGTGTTTCATTGACAGAATACGATGAGTTTTCTACAGATGCTAACGGGGTTTCCATAAACAAGATGATGGCAAGCAAGCAGctatttgaaaatattgttaCCCATCCAGCCTTTGACCAAAAAGGCTTCCTTCTGATACTCAACAAGTATGATCTGCTTGAAGAAAAGATTGACGAAGCCCCTCTCACTCGATGTGAATGGTTTCATGACTTCAATCCGGTAACCAGCCAAAATCCCAGTGGTAGCAATAACAACAGTAATAACCCCACGTTGGCTCACCGAGCCTTTCAATATATTGCAGTGAAGTTCAAAAGACTCTTTCATTCTCTAACAGATAGGAAGCTGTTTGTTTCACTGGTTACAGCGCTAGAGTCTGATACTGTAAATGAAGCTCTTAGATATGCTAGTGAGATTCTAAAATGGGAGGAAGAGGTACCCAGATTAATTCACGAGATCTCTTCCGCTAGCATTGAGGCAAGTTCTTCCGCTTAA